In Streptomyces sp. NBC_00306, a single genomic region encodes these proteins:
- a CDS encoding RNA polymerase sigma factor SigF — MRNEPPAVHGIPEQQARPHPVDGLLDAAEQAQAERAAHMSEHVHEQQHHDPHDRSGARAMFIELRKLPDGSSERAALRNQLVRMHLPLVEHLARRFRNRGEPLDDLTQVATIGLIKSVDRFDPDRGVEFSTYATPTVVGEIKRHFRDKGWAVRVPRRLQELRLALTTATAELSQQHGRSPTVHELAERLGISEEEVLEGLESANAYSTLSLDVPDTDDESPAVADTLGAEDEALEGVEYRESLKPLLEDLPPREKRILLLRFFGNMTQSQIAQEVGISQMHVSRLLARTLAQLRERLLVEE, encoded by the coding sequence GTGCGGAACGAGCCACCCGCGGTGCACGGCATCCCGGAGCAGCAGGCGCGGCCGCACCCGGTGGACGGCCTTTTGGACGCGGCGGAGCAGGCGCAGGCAGAGCGGGCGGCCCATATGAGCGAGCACGTGCACGAGCAGCAGCACCACGATCCACATGACCGCAGCGGGGCGCGGGCGATGTTCATCGAGCTTCGCAAGCTGCCCGACGGCTCCTCGGAGCGGGCGGCCCTGCGCAACCAGCTGGTGCGCATGCATCTGCCGCTGGTCGAGCACCTGGCGCGGCGCTTCCGCAACCGCGGTGAGCCGCTGGACGACCTCACCCAGGTCGCGACGATCGGTCTGATCAAGTCGGTGGACCGGTTCGACCCGGATCGTGGTGTCGAGTTCTCGACCTACGCGACGCCGACGGTCGTCGGTGAGATCAAGCGCCACTTCCGGGACAAGGGCTGGGCGGTCCGCGTCCCGCGCCGGCTTCAGGAGCTGAGGCTCGCCCTGACCACGGCGACCGCCGAACTCTCCCAGCAGCACGGCCGCTCCCCGACGGTCCACGAGCTCGCCGAGCGTCTGGGCATCTCGGAGGAGGAGGTCCTGGAGGGCCTGGAGTCGGCGAACGCGTACTCCACGCTGTCCCTGGACGTCCCCGACACCGACGACGAGTCGCCCGCCGTCGCGGACACCCTCGGCGCCGAGGACGAGGCGCTGGAAGGTGTCGAGTACCGCGAGTCGCTGAAGCCGCTGCTGGAGGATCTCCCGCCGCGGGAGAAGCGCATCCTGCTGCTGCGGTTCTTCGGCAACATGACCCAGTCGCAGATCGCGCAGGAGGTCGGCATCTCCCAGATGCACGTCTCGCGGCTGCTGGCCCGCACCCTCGCGCAGCTGCGGGAGCGGCTGCTCGTCGAGGAGTAG
- a CDS encoding anti-sigma regulatory factor: protein MSQIAGEPGTQDFVEVRLPAAGAYLSVLRTATAGLAARLDFTLDEIEDLRIAVDEACAILLQQAVPGSVLSCVFRLVDDSLEVTVSAPTTDGRAPERDTFAWTVLSALAGKVDSSVADDRTVSISLYKQRGAGPGPA, encoded by the coding sequence GTGTCCCAGATCGCAGGCGAGCCCGGGACTCAGGACTTCGTGGAAGTCCGGCTGCCCGCTGCGGGTGCCTATCTGTCCGTGCTGCGTACGGCGACGGCCGGTCTCGCAGCGCGCTTGGACTTCACCCTCGACGAGATCGAGGATCTGCGGATCGCGGTCGACGAGGCGTGCGCGATCCTGCTGCAGCAGGCGGTTCCCGGCTCCGTCCTCAGCTGTGTGTTCCGCCTGGTCGACGACTCGCTCGAGGTCACGGTCTCGGCGCCGACGACCGACGGCCGGGCGCCGGAGCGCGACACCTTCGCCTGGACGGTGCTCTCCGCACTGGCCGGCAAGGTCGACTCCTCGGTCGCCGACGACCGTACGGTCTCCATCAGCCTGTACAAACAGCGCGGCGCGGGACCCGGGCCGGCGTGA
- a CDS encoding UBP-type zinc finger domain-containing protein, giving the protein MSECAHAAELPVPAPAALTDTCAECDAGGTHPVHLRLCLTCGHVGCCDSSPMRHASAHFAETGHPVMRSFEPGENWRWCFVDGSIV; this is encoded by the coding sequence ATGAGCGAGTGTGCGCATGCAGCAGAACTGCCCGTCCCCGCACCGGCCGCGCTGACCGACACCTGCGCGGAGTGCGATGCGGGCGGCACCCATCCCGTGCACCTGCGACTCTGCCTGACCTGTGGGCATGTGGGGTGCTGTGACTCCTCGCCGATGCGCCACGCGTCGGCACATTTCGCGGAGACGGGCCATCCGGTGATGCGCAGTTTCGAGCCGGGAGAGAACTGGCGGTGGTGCTTCGTGGACGGTTCGATCGTCTGA
- a CDS encoding Na+/H+ antiporter encodes MDVLPLVALIAGSAAIAGLARRSPVPVPLLLVAAGLICAYLPGVPDYTLDPHIVLPLVLPPLLHKAAVDSSYLDLKANIRPVALLSVGYVLFATLVVGYLAYLLVPDLPLTAALVLGAVIAPPDAVAATAIARRLGLPNRITTILQGESLVNDATAITAFKVALAAAVGEGASWAGGIGEFALASLGGIAVGLLLMVPLHWLRTHLKEALLQNTLSLLIPFVAYAAAEHVHASGVLAVVVVALYLGHRSWQVDFETRLQEDAVWRMIAFILESAVFALIGLQLPYVLDGLGNYGVGESLWYAFAVFVCVVVVRYVWVFPGTYLPRLLSSRVREREPDTDWKSPVIVGWAGMRGVVSMAIAFSIPLTTADGEAFPARNLVLFLTFTTVIGTLVVQGLTLPVLIRKLKLPQRDTYAETLAEAQAQNEASEAADRRLDELLDDSANALPQPLEERLRTVLERRRNSVWERLGAVNEATGESADDTYRRLARQMIGAEREVFVQLRDERRIDDEMMRTLLRRLDLEEAAAYREEAG; translated from the coding sequence ATGGACGTATTGCCACTGGTGGCGCTGATCGCGGGCAGCGCCGCGATCGCCGGGCTGGCCCGCAGGTCGCCCGTACCCGTACCCCTGCTGCTCGTGGCGGCGGGGCTGATCTGCGCGTACCTGCCCGGAGTCCCGGACTACACGCTCGATCCGCACATCGTGCTCCCGCTGGTGCTGCCGCCGTTGCTGCACAAGGCGGCGGTCGACAGTTCCTACCTCGATCTGAAGGCCAACATCCGGCCCGTCGCGCTGCTCTCGGTCGGCTATGTGCTCTTCGCGACGCTCGTGGTGGGGTACCTCGCCTATCTGCTGGTGCCCGACCTGCCCCTGACGGCGGCGCTGGTCCTCGGGGCCGTGATCGCTCCGCCGGACGCGGTGGCCGCCACCGCGATCGCCCGCCGGCTCGGGCTGCCGAACCGCATCACCACGATCCTCCAGGGCGAGTCCCTGGTGAACGACGCCACCGCGATCACCGCGTTCAAGGTGGCGCTGGCCGCCGCCGTGGGCGAAGGAGCGAGCTGGGCGGGCGGCATCGGGGAATTCGCCCTGGCCTCGCTCGGCGGCATCGCCGTCGGCCTGCTGCTGATGGTGCCGCTCCACTGGCTGCGGACGCATCTGAAGGAAGCGCTGCTGCAGAACACGCTGTCGTTGCTCATCCCCTTCGTCGCCTACGCGGCGGCCGAGCACGTCCACGCCTCCGGCGTCCTCGCCGTGGTCGTCGTGGCGCTCTACCTCGGGCACCGCTCGTGGCAGGTCGACTTCGAGACGCGGCTCCAGGAGGACGCCGTGTGGCGGATGATCGCCTTCATCCTGGAGTCCGCCGTGTTCGCGCTGATCGGACTGCAACTGCCGTACGTCCTGGACGGCCTCGGCAACTACGGGGTGGGCGAGTCCCTCTGGTACGCCTTCGCGGTCTTCGTCTGCGTGGTGGTGGTGCGGTACGTCTGGGTCTTCCCGGGGACGTATCTGCCGCGGCTGTTGTCCTCACGCGTCCGGGAGCGGGAACCGGACACCGACTGGAAATCGCCCGTGATCGTCGGCTGGGCCGGGATGCGCGGGGTCGTCTCCATGGCGATCGCCTTCTCGATCCCGCTGACCACGGCCGACGGCGAGGCCTTCCCTGCGCGCAACCTCGTGCTGTTCCTGACCTTCACGACGGTCATCGGCACGCTCGTGGTGCAGGGGCTGACCCTGCCGGTCCTGATCCGCAAGCTGAAGCTGCCGCAGCGCGACACCTATGCCGAGACGCTCGCCGAGGCCCAGGCCCAGAACGAGGCCTCCGAGGCGGCGGACCGGCGGCTCGACGAACTGCTCGACGACAGTGCCAACGCACTGCCCCAGCCGCTGGAGGAACGACTGCGCACGGTCCTGGAGCGCCGGCGGAACTCCGTCTGGGAGCGGCTCGGCGCGGTGAACGAAGCGACCGGGGAGTCGGCGGACGACACCTACCGCAGGCTCGCCCGGCAGATGATCGGAGCGGAGCGCGAGGTCTTCGTGCAGCTGCGGGACGAGCGGCGGATCGACGACGAGATGATGCGGACGCTGCTGCGGCGGCTGGATCTGGAGGAGGCGGCGGCGTACCGCGAGGAGGCCGGATAG
- a CDS encoding 1-aminocyclopropane-1-carboxylate deaminase/D-cysteine desulfhydrase, translating to MPPEALDLTAALRPRLPSPLQPVEDERFSRHGIRLLLKRDDLIHPDLPGNKWRKLAPNLRAAAGRPLLTFGGAYSNHLRATAAAGRLLGFPTVGVVRGDELASRPLNPSLAQCAADGMRLVFVDRTTYRSKNDPQVLARILGAAAEARADGPAHHPDAADDFYLVSEGGSNALAARGCTALGHELRQLADVVAVACGTGGTLAGLAAGLAPRQRAIGFPVLRGGFLAGETARLQREAFGGRTGDWTLDERFHCGGYARSTPGLDAFADEFEARHGLPVERLYVAKMLYGLATLAAEGAFPPGTTIAAVVTGRPDSPEPSEAP from the coding sequence GTGCCACCGGAAGCGCTCGACCTCACCGCCGCCCTGCGGCCCCGTCTGCCGTCGCCGCTGCAGCCGGTCGAGGACGAGCGCTTCTCCCGGCACGGCATACGCCTGCTGCTCAAGCGCGACGATCTGATCCACCCCGACCTGCCGGGCAACAAGTGGCGCAAACTGGCGCCGAATCTGCGGGCGGCCGCGGGCCGCCCGCTGCTGACCTTCGGCGGCGCCTACTCCAACCATCTGCGGGCGACGGCCGCCGCCGGCCGGCTGCTGGGCTTCCCCACGGTCGGCGTGGTCCGCGGCGACGAACTGGCGTCCCGGCCGCTCAACCCGTCCCTCGCGCAGTGCGCGGCGGACGGCATGCGCCTGGTGTTCGTGGACCGCACCACCTACCGGTCGAAGAACGACCCCCAGGTGCTGGCCCGGATCCTGGGAGCAGCGGCGGAGGCGCGGGCCGATGGACCGGCACACCACCCGGACGCCGCGGACGACTTCTACCTCGTGTCCGAGGGCGGCAGCAACGCTCTCGCCGCACGCGGCTGCACGGCCCTCGGACACGAACTCCGGCAGCTGGCGGACGTGGTCGCCGTCGCCTGCGGCACCGGAGGAACGCTCGCCGGCCTCGCCGCGGGCCTCGCGCCGCGGCAGCGCGCCATCGGCTTCCCCGTCCTGCGGGGCGGGTTCCTCGCCGGGGAGACGGCGCGTCTCCAGCGGGAGGCCTTCGGTGGCCGCACCGGCGACTGGACGCTCGACGAGCGCTTCCACTGCGGCGGATACGCGCGCTCCACTCCCGGGCTGGATGCGTTCGCCGATGAGTTCGAGGCGCGCCACGGACTGCCGGTCGAGCGGCTGTATGTGGCCAAAATGCTCTACGGTCTGGCCACCCTGGCCGCCGAGGGTGCGTTCCCGCCGGGCACCACCATCGCCGCCGTGGTGACGGGCCGGCCGGACTCCCCCGAGCCCTCGGAAGCGCCCTGA
- a CDS encoding N-acetylmuramoyl-L-alanine amidase — MAAPMSASRFLDALRDEGLTVVQVGEWRTHNRNHKGPWGPVHGVMIHHTVTKGTANTVRICRDGYASLPGPLCHGVIAKDGKVHLVGYGRANHAGLGDDDVLRAVIAEKALPADNEANTDGNRHFYGFECENLGDGKDPWPAVQLEAIEKAAAAVCRHHGWNSRSVIGHLEWQPGKIDPRGFTMKAMRERITERLK, encoded by the coding sequence ATGGCCGCACCCATGTCCGCGAGCAGGTTCCTCGACGCCTTACGCGACGAGGGACTGACAGTCGTCCAGGTCGGCGAATGGCGCACGCACAACCGCAACCACAAGGGCCCGTGGGGCCCGGTGCACGGCGTGATGATCCACCACACGGTCACCAAGGGCACCGCGAACACCGTCCGTATCTGCCGCGACGGCTACGCATCCCTGCCCGGCCCGCTGTGCCACGGTGTCATCGCCAAGGACGGCAAGGTCCATCTCGTCGGCTACGGCCGCGCCAACCACGCGGGCCTGGGCGACGACGACGTCCTGCGCGCCGTGATAGCGGAGAAGGCACTCCCCGCCGACAACGAGGCGAACACCGACGGGAACCGCCACTTCTACGGCTTCGAGTGCGAGAACCTGGGCGACGGCAAGGACCCCTGGCCGGCCGTCCAGCTGGAGGCGATCGAGAAGGCGGCGGCCGCCGTCTGCCGCCACCACGGCTGGAACTCACGGTCGGTGATCGGTCACCTCGAATGGCAGCCGGGCAAGATCGACCCGCGCGGCTTCACCATGAAGGCCATGCGGGAACGCATCACCGAACGCCTGAAGTGA
- a CDS encoding family 2B encapsulin nanocompartment shell protein, producing MSVGSVGSVGDEVREQHTPKQQSLGTAAARNLATTTKSVPQMQEITSRWLLRMLPWVQVQGGTYRVNRRLSYSVGDGRVTFVQTGDRVSVIPAELGELPALREYGEESVLAELANRCEQREFAAGEVVAPAGSAADRVYLLAHGRVEQIGTGPYGDEAVLGVLADGAYFGEQSLVDRDATWDYTARAATACTVLVLTRDDVLNLAERADSLRAHLAGLAALPHQRTNKYGEAAIDLSAGHVGEALVPHTFVDYEGAPREYELSVAQTVLKVHSRVADLYNQPMNQTEQQLRLTVEALRERQEDELINNRDFGLLANCDYGQRLQPHDGAPSPDDMDELLSRRRGSKMFLAHPRAIAAFGRECNRRGLVPDSVEVAGHHLPAWRGVPIFPCNKIPVTEARTTSIICMRTGEAEQGVIGLQQSGIPDEIEPSLSVRFMGIDEQAIISYLVTAYYSAAVLVPDALGVLENVEVSRWR from the coding sequence ATGTCGGTTGGTTCGGTTGGCTCTGTCGGCGACGAGGTCCGTGAGCAGCACACGCCGAAGCAGCAGAGCCTCGGTACGGCCGCCGCGCGGAACCTTGCGACCACCACCAAGTCGGTGCCGCAGATGCAGGAGATCACCTCACGGTGGCTGCTGCGCATGCTGCCCTGGGTGCAGGTGCAGGGTGGCACCTACCGGGTGAACCGCCGCCTGAGCTACTCCGTGGGCGACGGGCGCGTGACGTTTGTGCAGACCGGCGACCGCGTGTCGGTCATCCCGGCGGAGCTGGGCGAGCTGCCGGCCCTCCGGGAGTACGGCGAGGAGTCGGTGCTGGCCGAGCTGGCGAACCGCTGCGAGCAGCGGGAGTTCGCGGCGGGCGAGGTGGTGGCCCCGGCGGGGTCGGCCGCCGACCGTGTCTACCTCCTGGCGCACGGCCGGGTGGAGCAGATCGGCACCGGGCCCTACGGCGACGAGGCGGTGCTCGGAGTCCTCGCCGACGGCGCCTACTTCGGCGAGCAGTCCCTGGTGGACCGCGACGCCACCTGGGACTACACCGCCCGCGCCGCCACCGCCTGTACGGTCCTGGTGCTGACCCGGGACGACGTGCTGAACCTCGCGGAGCGCGCCGACTCGCTCCGCGCCCATCTGGCGGGGCTCGCCGCACTTCCGCATCAGCGGACGAACAAGTACGGCGAGGCCGCGATCGACCTGTCCGCGGGCCATGTTGGCGAAGCCCTCGTCCCGCACACCTTCGTGGACTACGAGGGTGCGCCGCGCGAGTACGAACTGAGCGTCGCCCAGACGGTGCTGAAGGTGCACAGCCGGGTCGCCGACCTCTACAACCAGCCGATGAACCAGACCGAGCAGCAGTTGCGGCTCACCGTGGAGGCGCTGCGCGAGCGCCAGGAGGACGAGCTCATCAACAACCGGGACTTCGGTCTCCTGGCCAACTGCGACTACGGACAGCGCCTCCAGCCGCACGACGGCGCGCCCAGCCCGGACGACATGGACGAACTGCTGTCGCGCCGGCGCGGTTCGAAGATGTTCCTCGCCCACCCACGCGCCATCGCCGCCTTCGGGCGTGAGTGCAACCGGCGCGGGCTCGTCCCGGACAGTGTCGAGGTCGCCGGCCACCATCTGCCGGCCTGGCGGGGTGTCCCGATCTTCCCGTGCAACAAGATCCCGGTCACCGAGGCCAGGACCACCTCGATCATCTGTATGCGTACCGGCGAGGCCGAACAGGGAGTCATCGGCCTTCAGCAGTCCGGCATCCCGGACGAGATCGAGCCGAGTCTGTCCGTGCGCTTCATGGGCATCGACGAGCAGGCGATCATCTCCTACCTCGTCACGGCCTACTACTCGGCAGCGGTGCTGGTGCCCGACGCCCTCGGCGTCCTGGAGAACGTGGAGGTGAGCCGCTGGAGGTGA
- a CDS encoding family 2 encapsulin nanocompartment cargo protein polyprenyl transferase codes for MSEAVEGREAIALLDRTREVVDPQLRAAIDSLPGSLRRVAMYHFGWEHADGTPAAGSTGKAIRPALVLAATRALGGNQRLAVPAAAAVELAHNFTLLHDDVIDEDPTRRHRPTAWTVFGTPDAIIAGDAMFAVALRLLAEDHHPASAAASRRLADCVIELCAGQQADCAFEERAPNDVSLDECLEMATAKTGALLGCACALGALYAGAGEEETAAMDAFGREAGLAFQLIDDLIGIWGDPDRTGKPAGADLAAHKKSLPVVAALTSGTTAGAELAELYRGPMNAATVRRAAEAVDRAGGRDWAQLQAADRMARAVHELSRAVPDLGAAGDLLALAEFVTRRTR; via the coding sequence ATGTCGGAGGCCGTCGAGGGCCGTGAGGCCATCGCCCTTCTGGACCGCACCCGCGAGGTCGTCGATCCCCAACTACGAGCAGCCATCGACTCCCTGCCCGGCTCCCTGCGCCGGGTCGCGATGTACCACTTCGGCTGGGAGCACGCGGATGGAACCCCGGCCGCGGGATCCACCGGCAAGGCCATCCGGCCGGCGCTCGTCCTCGCCGCCACCAGGGCACTCGGGGGGAACCAGCGCCTCGCGGTGCCGGCCGCCGCAGCCGTCGAGCTGGCGCACAACTTCACACTGCTCCACGACGATGTCATCGACGAGGACCCGACCCGAAGACACCGCCCCACCGCCTGGACCGTCTTCGGCACCCCCGACGCGATCATCGCGGGTGACGCCATGTTCGCCGTCGCGCTGCGTCTGCTCGCCGAGGACCACCATCCGGCGTCCGCGGCGGCGTCCCGGCGGCTCGCGGACTGTGTGATCGAGCTGTGCGCCGGACAGCAGGCGGACTGTGCCTTCGAGGAGCGTGCGCCGAACGACGTGTCCCTCGACGAGTGCCTCGAGATGGCGACCGCCAAAACGGGGGCGCTGCTGGGGTGCGCGTGCGCGCTCGGAGCCCTGTACGCCGGAGCGGGGGAGGAGGAGACCGCGGCCATGGACGCGTTCGGCAGGGAGGCCGGCCTCGCGTTCCAGTTGATCGACGATCTCATCGGCATCTGGGGCGACCCCGACCGGACGGGGAAACCGGCGGGTGCCGATCTGGCCGCGCACAAGAAGTCGCTGCCGGTGGTGGCCGCCCTGACCTCCGGCACCACCGCCGGGGCGGAACTGGCCGAGCTGTACCGGGGACCCATGAACGCCGCGACGGTGCGCCGGGCCGCCGAGGCGGTCGACCGGGCGGGGGGCCGGGACTGGGCGCAGTTGCAGGCAGCCGACCGGATGGCCCGCGCCGTCCATGAGCTCTCCCGGGCGGTGCCCGATCTGGGGGCCGCGGGGGATCTGCTGGCCCTGGCCGAATTCGTCACCCGTCGTACCCGTTGA
- a CDS encoding GNAT family N-acetyltransferase, whose product MSVEVRQATVEDREGLVHLIHEAFRDDPVSRWVFPDPAELHRAHAPFLAVFLDLALAVGRVDVTEDGSAAALWFPRKPGAAGEGDVDDETGARLMAIAGRSRARAETVGRLTDEVHPHDRSHEYLQLIAVSPQHQGQGRGTALLAPALERCDRDGAPAYLEASNPGSRRLYERLGFTFTGTAVHLPDGPVMWPMWREPRGR is encoded by the coding sequence ATGAGCGTGGAGGTACGGCAGGCGACGGTGGAGGACCGCGAGGGACTCGTCCACCTCATCCATGAGGCGTTCCGGGACGATCCGGTGAGCCGGTGGGTCTTCCCGGACCCGGCCGAGCTCCACCGGGCCCACGCCCCCTTCCTGGCGGTGTTTCTCGACCTGGCCCTCGCGGTGGGCCGGGTCGATGTCACCGAGGACGGCTCGGCCGCGGCCCTCTGGTTCCCGCGCAAGCCCGGGGCCGCGGGGGAGGGGGACGTCGACGACGAAACGGGGGCCCGGCTGATGGCGATCGCCGGACGGAGCCGCGCCCGGGCGGAGACGGTCGGCCGGCTGACGGACGAGGTCCATCCGCACGACAGGTCCCACGAGTACCTCCAGCTGATCGCTGTCTCGCCGCAGCACCAGGGGCAGGGCCGGGGGACGGCGCTGCTGGCCCCCGCACTGGAGCGCTGCGACCGGGACGGAGCTCCCGCCTATCTGGAGGCGAGCAACCCCGGCAGCAGAAGGCTGTACGAGCGGCTGGGCTTCACCTTCACGGGCACGGCGGTGCACCTGCCGGACGGCCCGGTGATGTGGCCGATGTGGCGGGAGCCGCGGGGCCGTTGA
- a CDS encoding dihydrofolate reductase family protein produces the protein MRKLSYFIAASIDGFIGAPDGSGECFMQYVAGDFLEYLRTEAPDTLPTAGRQALGVDDVPNTEYDTIIQGRGSYDLALQAKITSPYAHLREYVASRSITESPDPHVEIVSGDVAAKVRELKQEEGLGIYLCGGADLAGQLREEVDELVIKTYPVALGTGMPMFAADFRVDAFTLDSVRAFDNGVLVRRYLRKR, from the coding sequence TTGCGCAAGCTCAGCTATTTCATCGCGGCGTCGATCGACGGCTTCATCGGAGCCCCGGACGGCAGCGGCGAGTGCTTCATGCAGTACGTGGCCGGGGACTTCCTGGAGTACCTCAGGACGGAAGCCCCGGATACCCTGCCCACCGCCGGCCGTCAGGCGCTCGGTGTCGACGACGTCCCGAACACCGAGTACGACACGATCATCCAGGGGCGGGGCAGCTACGACCTCGCACTCCAAGCCAAGATCACCAGCCCGTACGCCCATCTGCGGGAGTACGTGGCGTCCCGCAGCATCACCGAGTCGCCCGACCCGCATGTGGAGATCGTCTCCGGGGACGTCGCCGCCAAGGTCCGGGAGCTCAAGCAGGAGGAGGGCCTCGGGATCTACCTCTGCGGTGGTGCCGATCTCGCCGGTCAGCTCAGGGAGGAGGTCGACGAGCTCGTCATCAAGACCTATCCGGTGGCGCTCGGCACCGGCATGCCCATGTTCGCCGCGGATTTCCGGGTCGACGCGTTCACGCTCGACTCCGTGCGCGCATTCGACAACGGCGTCCTTGTCAGGAGGTACCTCAGGAAGCGCTGA
- a CDS encoding DUF6304 family protein — MSSESTEVWAGWYRDRQGAEAVSIAAHERQLRTRIRGVEYEGATFAALRAVGGEALLSSCVLEWDIPLPVYTAGAVQRATLSCLLTLGEPKPGGFLDRSDLNLTLHYGGTAYESGVASGDFDEAFGRIREQLPPGAELGAHAAVGA, encoded by the coding sequence ATGTCATCGGAGTCGACGGAAGTCTGGGCGGGCTGGTACCGCGACCGGCAGGGCGCGGAAGCGGTATCGATCGCGGCGCACGAACGGCAACTGCGCACGCGCATCAGGGGTGTTGAGTACGAAGGGGCGACGTTCGCTGCCCTGCGAGCCGTCGGGGGCGAGGCGTTGCTGTCCTCGTGCGTGCTGGAGTGGGACATACCGCTGCCCGTGTACACGGCCGGCGCCGTCCAGCGGGCCACGCTCAGCTGCCTGCTGACGCTCGGCGAGCCGAAGCCGGGAGGGTTCCTGGACCGCTCGGACCTCAATCTGACCCTGCACTACGGCGGGACGGCGTACGAGTCCGGAGTGGCCAGCGGCGACTTCGATGAGGCGTTCGGCCGCATCCGCGAGCAGCTTCCCCCCGGCGCGGAGCTGGGGGCGCACGCCGCGGTCGGGGCCTGA
- a CDS encoding group II truncated hemoglobin codes for MTDPSERTGTLYEAVGGTETLRRLSNTFYEAVLADPLLAPVFAGFTTTHIEHVAVWLAEIFDGPARFTGELGGHQSLLRAHLGLRITEEQRLRWMELMTAAVDKELPDDELLRRRVLEYFEWGTKIARDVSAEPPGTDLGDPGPTPRWGWEGLG; via the coding sequence ATGACCGATCCGAGTGAGCGCACCGGGACGCTCTACGAGGCCGTGGGCGGCACCGAGACCTTGCGGCGACTGAGCAACACCTTCTACGAGGCCGTCCTGGCGGATCCGCTGCTCGCCCCCGTCTTCGCCGGCTTCACGACCACCCACATCGAGCATGTCGCGGTGTGGCTGGCCGAGATCTTCGACGGGCCCGCCCGCTTCACCGGCGAACTGGGCGGCCATCAGTCCCTGCTCCGCGCCCATCTGGGCCTGCGGATCACCGAGGAGCAGCGGCTGCGCTGGATGGAGCTGATGACCGCAGCGGTGGACAAGGAGCTCCCCGACGACGAGCTGCTGCGCCGCCGGGTGCTGGAGTACTTCGAGTGGGGCACGAAGATCGCCCGTGATGTGTCGGCCGAGCCGCCGGGCACGGATCTGGGAGATCCGGGCCCCACCCCTCGCTGGGGCTGGGAGGGCCTGGGCTGA
- the snpA gene encoding snapalysin — translation MRHLRTVLSTAVGLGLAAALSAVPATAATTANSPAATAHTSYAAYEGSSEDAKATKAFFDAVVKSVAEKRAANPGAQAVTVVYNASSAPTFRSQISRSTQIWNSSVTNVRLQEGSSPDFRYYEGNDSRGSYASTDGHGRGYIFLDYRQNQQYNSTRVTAHETGHVLGLPDHYSGPCSELMSGGGPGTSCQNANPNAAERARVNALWANGLAAAIAKVS, via the coding sequence ATGCGTCACCTGAGAACCGTACTCTCCACGGCAGTCGGACTCGGCCTCGCGGCCGCGCTCTCCGCCGTGCCCGCGACCGCTGCGACGACGGCCAACTCCCCTGCGGCCACCGCGCACACGTCGTACGCCGCCTACGAAGGATCCTCCGAGGACGCCAAGGCGACCAAGGCGTTCTTCGACGCGGTCGTCAAGTCCGTGGCCGAGAAGCGCGCCGCCAACCCGGGCGCGCAGGCCGTGACCGTCGTCTACAACGCCTCCAGCGCACCGACCTTCCGCTCGCAGATATCCCGCAGCACCCAGATCTGGAACAGCTCGGTCACCAACGTCCGGCTGCAGGAAGGCAGCAGCCCGGACTTCCGGTACTACGAGGGCAATGACTCCCGCGGCTCGTACGCGAGCACCGACGGCCACGGCCGCGGCTACATCTTCCTCGACTACCGCCAGAACCAGCAGTACAACTCGACCCGGGTCACGGCCCACGAGACCGGGCACGTGCTCGGCCTGCCGGACCACTACTCGGGCCCGTGCAGCGAACTGATGTCGGGCGGCGGCCCCGGCACGTCCTGCCAGAACGCCAACCCGAATGCCGCGGAGCGCGCGCGGGTGAACGCCCTGTGGGCGAACGGCCTGGCGGCAGCGATCGCCAAGGTCTCCTGA